From Synchiropus splendidus isolate RoL2022-P1 chromosome 10, RoL_Sspl_1.0, whole genome shotgun sequence, the proteins below share one genomic window:
- the LOC128765895 gene encoding gap junction gamma-1 protein-like isoform X2, translated as MSFLTRLLDEISNHSTFVGKILYAITVLRIVLTAVGGESIYYDEQSKFVCNTNQPGCENVCYDAFAPFSHIRFWVFQVILITTPTIMYLGFAMHKFARMDDDDYKPRTRKRMPIVSRGANRDYEEAEDNGEDDPMILEEIEPEKDSTEVVEKPCKKHDVRRRIKRDDLMKVYVFQLLSRAIFEASFLFGQYVLYGLEVKAFYICSRSPCPRVVDCFVSRPTEKTIFLLIMYGVSALCLLFTLLEILHFLCTSFSSSQPNPPTPSSRS; from the exons ATGAGCTTCCTTACCCGCCTGTTGGATGAGATTTCCAACCACTCTACGTTTGTGGGCAAAATCTTGTACGCCATCACTGTGTTGCGTATTGTGCTGACCGCCGTCGGTGGCGAGTCCATCTACTACGATGAGCAGTCCAAATTTGTGTGCAACACGAACCAGCCCGGTTGCGAGAACGTTTGCTACGACGCCTTCGCGCCGTTTTCGCACATCCGCTTCTGGGTGTTTCAGGTGATCCTGATCACCACACCCACCATCATGTACCTGGGTTTTGCCATGCACAAGTTCGCCCGCATGGACGATGACGACTACAAGCCACGGACCAGGAAGCGCATGCCCATCGTCAGCAGGGGCGCCAACAGAGACTACGAGGAGGCGGAGGATAATGGGGAGGACGACCCCATGATCCTGGAGGAGATTGAGCCAGAGAAAGACTCCACGGAAGTGGTGGAGAAGCCCTGCAAAAAGCACGATGTCCGCCGGCGTATCAAGCGTGACGACCTCATGAAGGTTTACGTGTTCCAGCTGCTGTCCCGTGCCATCTTCGAGGCCTCCTTCCTGTTTGGACAGTATGTCCTGTACGGACTGGAGGTGAAGGCCTTTTACATCTGCTCACGCTCCCCCTGCCCACGCGTGGTGGATTGCTTCGTCTCACGTCCCACCGAGAAaaccatcttcctcctcatcatgtATGGCGTCAGTGCGCTCTGTCTGCTTTTCACCTTGCTGGAGATCCTTCACTTTCTCTGcacttccttctcttcctctcagcCCAACCCTCCCACTCCTTCTTCAAG GAGTTGA
- the LOC128765895 gene encoding gap junction gamma-1 protein-like isoform X5, which yields MSFLTRLLDEISNHSTFVGKILYAITVLRIVLTAVGGESIYYDEQSKFVCNTNQPGCENVCYDAFAPFSHIRFWVFQVILITTPTIMYLGFAMHKFARMDDDDYKPRTRKRMPIVSRGANRDYEEAEDNGEDDPMILEEIEPEKDSTEVVEKPCKKHDVRRRIKRDDLMKVYVFQLLSRAIFEASFLFGQYVLYGLEELKQGNLKWTQKPGSPSMSVSRAKEQNRRNSVQEYV from the exons ATGAGCTTCCTTACCCGCCTGTTGGATGAGATTTCCAACCACTCTACGTTTGTGGGCAAAATCTTGTACGCCATCACTGTGTTGCGTATTGTGCTGACCGCCGTCGGTGGCGAGTCCATCTACTACGATGAGCAGTCCAAATTTGTGTGCAACACGAACCAGCCCGGTTGCGAGAACGTTTGCTACGACGCCTTCGCGCCGTTTTCGCACATCCGCTTCTGGGTGTTTCAGGTGATCCTGATCACCACACCCACCATCATGTACCTGGGTTTTGCCATGCACAAGTTCGCCCGCATGGACGATGACGACTACAAGCCACGGACCAGGAAGCGCATGCCCATCGTCAGCAGGGGCGCCAACAGAGACTACGAGGAGGCGGAGGATAATGGGGAGGACGACCCCATGATCCTGGAGGAGATTGAGCCAGAGAAAGACTCCACGGAAGTGGTGGAGAAGCCCTGCAAAAAGCACGATGTCCGCCGGCGTATCAAGCGTGACGACCTCATGAAGGTTTACGTGTTCCAGCTGCTGTCCCGTGCCATCTTCGAGGCCTCCTTCCTGTTTGGACAGTATGTCCTGTACGGACTGGAG GAGTTGAAGCAGGGAAACCTTAAATGGACTCAGAAACCCGGCAGCCCATCGATGAGTGTTAGCAGAGCTAAGGAGCAGAACCGGCGCAACTCTGTTCAGGAGTACGTGTGA
- the LOC128765895 gene encoding gap junction gamma-1 protein-like isoform X6 — MSFLTRLLDEISNHSTFVGKILYAITVLRIVLTAVGGESIYYDEQSKFVCNTNQPGCENVCYDAFAPFSHIRFWVFQVILITTPTIMYLGFAMHKFARMDDDDYKPRTRKRMPIVSRGANRDYEEAEDNGEDDPMILEEIEPEKDSTEVVEKPCKKHDVRRRIKRDDLMKVYVFQLLSRAIFEASFLFGQYVLYGLEVKAFYICSRSPCPRVVDCFVSRPTEKTIFLLIMS, encoded by the exons ATGAGCTTCCTTACCCGCCTGTTGGATGAGATTTCCAACCACTCTACGTTTGTGGGCAAAATCTTGTACGCCATCACTGTGTTGCGTATTGTGCTGACCGCCGTCGGTGGCGAGTCCATCTACTACGATGAGCAGTCCAAATTTGTGTGCAACACGAACCAGCCCGGTTGCGAGAACGTTTGCTACGACGCCTTCGCGCCGTTTTCGCACATCCGCTTCTGGGTGTTTCAGGTGATCCTGATCACCACACCCACCATCATGTACCTGGGTTTTGCCATGCACAAGTTCGCCCGCATGGACGATGACGACTACAAGCCACGGACCAGGAAGCGCATGCCCATCGTCAGCAGGGGCGCCAACAGAGACTACGAGGAGGCGGAGGATAATGGGGAGGACGACCCCATGATCCTGGAGGAGATTGAGCCAGAGAAAGACTCCACGGAAGTGGTGGAGAAGCCCTGCAAAAAGCACGATGTCCGCCGGCGTATCAAGCGTGACGACCTCATGAAGGTTTACGTGTTCCAGCTGCTGTCCCGTGCCATCTTCGAGGCCTCCTTCCTGTTTGGACAGTATGTCCTGTACGGACTGGAGGTGAAGGCCTTTTACATCTGCTCACGCTCCCCCTGCCCACGCGTGGTGGATTGCTTCGTCTCACGTCCCACCGAGAAaaccatcttcctcctcatcat GAGTTGA
- the LOC128765895 gene encoding gap junction gamma-1 protein-like isoform X3 yields MSFLTRLLDEISNHSTFVGKILYAITVLRIVLTAVGGESIYYDEQSKFVCNTNQPGCENVCYDAFAPFSHIRFWVFQVILITTPTIMYLGFAMHKFARMDDDDYKPRTRKRMPIVSRGANRDYEEAEDNGEDDPMILEEIEPEKDSTEVVEKPCKKHDVRRRIKRDDLMKVYVFQLLSRAIFEASFLFGQYVLYGLEVKAFYICSRSPCPRVVDCFVSRPTEKTIFLLIIPTLPLLLQGKYLQPASTCSPDEATTQVPLVPPHRS; encoded by the exons ATGAGCTTCCTTACCCGCCTGTTGGATGAGATTTCCAACCACTCTACGTTTGTGGGCAAAATCTTGTACGCCATCACTGTGTTGCGTATTGTGCTGACCGCCGTCGGTGGCGAGTCCATCTACTACGATGAGCAGTCCAAATTTGTGTGCAACACGAACCAGCCCGGTTGCGAGAACGTTTGCTACGACGCCTTCGCGCCGTTTTCGCACATCCGCTTCTGGGTGTTTCAGGTGATCCTGATCACCACACCCACCATCATGTACCTGGGTTTTGCCATGCACAAGTTCGCCCGCATGGACGATGACGACTACAAGCCACGGACCAGGAAGCGCATGCCCATCGTCAGCAGGGGCGCCAACAGAGACTACGAGGAGGCGGAGGATAATGGGGAGGACGACCCCATGATCCTGGAGGAGATTGAGCCAGAGAAAGACTCCACGGAAGTGGTGGAGAAGCCCTGCAAAAAGCACGATGTCCGCCGGCGTATCAAGCGTGACGACCTCATGAAGGTTTACGTGTTCCAGCTGCTGTCCCGTGCCATCTTCGAGGCCTCCTTCCTGTTTGGACAGTATGTCCTGTACGGACTGGAGGTGAAGGCCTTTTACATCTGCTCACGCTCCCCCTGCCCACGCGTGGTGGATTGCTTCGTCTCACGTCCCACCGAGAAaaccatcttcctcctcatcat cCCAACCCTCCCACTCCTTCTTCAAGGCAAATACCTTCAGCCAGCTTCCACCTGTTCCCCCGACGAGGCTACAACTCAGGTTCCTCTGGTTCCTCCCCACAGGAGTTGA
- the LOC128765895 gene encoding gap junction gamma-1 protein-like isoform X4, translating to MSFLTRLLDEISNHSTFVGKILYAITVLRIVLTAVGGESIYYDEQSKFVCNTNQPGCENVCYDAFAPFSHIRFWVFQVILITTPTIMYLGFAMHKFARMDDDDYKPRTRKRMPIVSRGANRDYEEAEDNGEDDPMILEEIEPEKDSTEVVEKPCKKHDVRRRIKRDDLMKVYVFQLLSRAIFEASFLFGQYVLYGLEVKAFYICSRSPCPRVVDCFVSRPTEKTIFLLIIPTLPLLLQGVEAGKP from the exons ATGAGCTTCCTTACCCGCCTGTTGGATGAGATTTCCAACCACTCTACGTTTGTGGGCAAAATCTTGTACGCCATCACTGTGTTGCGTATTGTGCTGACCGCCGTCGGTGGCGAGTCCATCTACTACGATGAGCAGTCCAAATTTGTGTGCAACACGAACCAGCCCGGTTGCGAGAACGTTTGCTACGACGCCTTCGCGCCGTTTTCGCACATCCGCTTCTGGGTGTTTCAGGTGATCCTGATCACCACACCCACCATCATGTACCTGGGTTTTGCCATGCACAAGTTCGCCCGCATGGACGATGACGACTACAAGCCACGGACCAGGAAGCGCATGCCCATCGTCAGCAGGGGCGCCAACAGAGACTACGAGGAGGCGGAGGATAATGGGGAGGACGACCCCATGATCCTGGAGGAGATTGAGCCAGAGAAAGACTCCACGGAAGTGGTGGAGAAGCCCTGCAAAAAGCACGATGTCCGCCGGCGTATCAAGCGTGACGACCTCATGAAGGTTTACGTGTTCCAGCTGCTGTCCCGTGCCATCTTCGAGGCCTCCTTCCTGTTTGGACAGTATGTCCTGTACGGACTGGAGGTGAAGGCCTTTTACATCTGCTCACGCTCCCCCTGCCCACGCGTGGTGGATTGCTTCGTCTCACGTCCCACCGAGAAaaccatcttcctcctcatcat cCCAACCCTCCCACTCCTTCTTCAAG GAGTTGAAGCAGGGAAACCTTAA
- the LOC128765895 gene encoding gap junction gamma-1 protein-like isoform X1, which produces MSFLTRLLDEISNHSTFVGKILYAITVLRIVLTAVGGESIYYDEQSKFVCNTNQPGCENVCYDAFAPFSHIRFWVFQVILITTPTIMYLGFAMHKFARMDDDDYKPRTRKRMPIVSRGANRDYEEAEDNGEDDPMILEEIEPEKDSTEVVEKPCKKHDVRRRIKRDDLMKVYVFQLLSRAIFEASFLFGQYVLYGLEVKAFYICSRSPCPRVVDCFVSRPTEKTIFLLIMYGVSALCLLFTLLEILHFLCTSFSSSQPNPPTPSSRQIPSASFHLFPRRGYNSGSSGSSPQELKQGNLKWTQKPGSPSMSVSRAKEQNRRNSVQEYV; this is translated from the coding sequence ATGAGCTTCCTTACCCGCCTGTTGGATGAGATTTCCAACCACTCTACGTTTGTGGGCAAAATCTTGTACGCCATCACTGTGTTGCGTATTGTGCTGACCGCCGTCGGTGGCGAGTCCATCTACTACGATGAGCAGTCCAAATTTGTGTGCAACACGAACCAGCCCGGTTGCGAGAACGTTTGCTACGACGCCTTCGCGCCGTTTTCGCACATCCGCTTCTGGGTGTTTCAGGTGATCCTGATCACCACACCCACCATCATGTACCTGGGTTTTGCCATGCACAAGTTCGCCCGCATGGACGATGACGACTACAAGCCACGGACCAGGAAGCGCATGCCCATCGTCAGCAGGGGCGCCAACAGAGACTACGAGGAGGCGGAGGATAATGGGGAGGACGACCCCATGATCCTGGAGGAGATTGAGCCAGAGAAAGACTCCACGGAAGTGGTGGAGAAGCCCTGCAAAAAGCACGATGTCCGCCGGCGTATCAAGCGTGACGACCTCATGAAGGTTTACGTGTTCCAGCTGCTGTCCCGTGCCATCTTCGAGGCCTCCTTCCTGTTTGGACAGTATGTCCTGTACGGACTGGAGGTGAAGGCCTTTTACATCTGCTCACGCTCCCCCTGCCCACGCGTGGTGGATTGCTTCGTCTCACGTCCCACCGAGAAaaccatcttcctcctcatcatgtATGGCGTCAGTGCGCTCTGTCTGCTTTTCACCTTGCTGGAGATCCTTCACTTTCTCTGcacttccttctcttcctctcagcCCAACCCTCCCACTCCTTCTTCAAGGCAAATACCTTCAGCCAGCTTCCACCTGTTCCCCCGACGAGGCTACAACTCAGGTTCCTCTGGTTCCTCCCCACAGGAGTTGAAGCAGGGAAACCTTAAATGGACTCAGAAACCCGGCAGCCCATCGATGAGTGTTAGCAGAGCTAAGGAGCAGAACCGGCGCAACTCTGTTCAGGAGTACGTGTGA